TGTATTTCAGAGGCTAAATACAGTATCAGATATCAGTTGCATCTTTTCTGTAACTGATAGCCTTTTTCTTAAACAATCCAGaatagtttgaatgtttttagtTGCTTATATTAAAACAATTGTTGTAATTGTTGTATGATTCTAGTGGCTCCCTTCGTCAGTCAGGCCCACCCTGGTCATGCTTCTCATTCTTATGCCAGGTAAGATTTTTGGTCACACAATATTGAGTATTAGGCATGCTAGTATCACAAGTTTTTTGCAAACGAGATAAATAACAAGGTTAAGTAGAATGAAACAGCTATGGAGAATGTGCACTGCATGGCCACGTATTCAACGTATAATGTAGCCTAAGGGCAATATTGTATGACAAATACTGGAAgacttacattttttgtattctgCATTAAATTGGAAATAAGTTAGTAGAAATCCCAATGATTACTGGTAACTAATGATGACACCACCCcttattttttaatccattttgttAGTTGCAAGTCAGCTGATTTGTTGAAAGTAAGCCATAGCATGTTTACGACTggattttcaattttttaatcTTCCGTCAGCTGTGAGCAGTGCCAAGAAGGTGAACTGCTCTGAGCCGAACCAAGTAGCCCTGCTGGAAGGTCTGAGGCCATTGTTTAACCTGAGCGCCATACGACCCGTCATGAACACATCAACCTGCACCTACGTCGGAACATACTTCATCATGTATGGGATACTCGGAGTGGTATGTTTCAGCTCTCATGAGATAAGAATAAGTAGcattatactgtatactgaGGAACCCTCTCCATTATATATGTGGGCTCCATTGAGACTTCCTTGAGGATTCAGTTGGtcctcaaaaaacacattagaaaCACTGTCACAGTTTTTGTCTTAAAGCaggtttttttgtcttccaggATGAAAAGGCTCAACTCTTTGTCACTTACCTTTGGACTCATTATGTATGTACTGCAATCGTCCATGTTAGTTTCTCGCTCTGTGATGTAGGGATAATTGTGGGAATATTTTTCGTGAATGATGTGATTATTACTTATACGACGTGCTCTGTGCACTGACACCAGCTTTGTGATTTTAGTGGTGGGAGAACGAGTTTGTCAGCTGGGACCCAATCCAGTGCGGCTCTGAGAAGATTACACTTCCCAGAACCAAGTTTTGGGTGCCAGATATTGTTATCGATGAATTGTgagtatatattatgtatatatattatgtaaaacTAAACCATGTTAGACATCAACGTTTTTTAAATTGCTAAATAATTTTTGGGCCATGACCATGGCCAAATGTGTTTTcccatctctgtgtgtgtgtctctgaggtgggtgtgtcacccctcccactctctcaccacactcttcctcactcacctaatcacctcatcaggCATACTCACCTGCTAGTTTTTaccaaatgttactcaaacaggagtaaataccctgcctgcctgtctggcaTTTTTAAGGACTAtttctgcctgatcccctgcctgtttccctctggattaatgactttaaataaacagaaatggtGTTCTGCTTTTTGGGTCTAACATGGGCCAAGAGTTTTTaccaaatgttactcaaacaggagtaaatagtgcatttttAAGGCAGCACGATGTATTTGGAATCAACTCACAATACACTGCAGTGCACATGTTCGCTGTAATGAAGGAAAATGTCACAGAACAGAGTAATTCATTTATGAGTTTTCAGGTTATTTTGTAAATTCAGAAATTAGAGGTGCCATTGAGTAATTTTGCAGGTGTTTAACTCATAACTCCTCTGCTTGTTCCTGTCTTGCAGTATGGATGAAGACACAGCCCCCCTGTCCCGTATGTGTTCCTGAGTAGCGATGGTAGGGTAACAGATAATCATCCACTCAGAGTTGTCAGCTCTTGTAACCTCGATATCTACACCTTCCCCTTCGATATACAGAACTGCACTTTGACTTTCACCTCCTACCTCATCGCTGGTAAGGCACTTCACCAATTGTCTTGTTTCCTGTCTTCATAGAAGTTTACAGTGTTAAGCTTGTTACAGACAACAAATTTGAATAagatatacataatatatatacatttttttaactatgtATTCCTATATTTCTGCAATGTCATGTGGATATGTTAAGTGACCTTGACTTTACAGGATATTATGTTTCTCTATTCTCTCCTCCCAGCGCGACGTTAAGATTACCATGGGGAGGAGTGCAAAGGAAATAACAGATCTCTCCAAGAGGTTTATGAGCACCATGGGGGAGTGGGAGCTGCTGGAAATCACCTCCTACAATGACAGCAGCCATCTTGGTAGTGAAGACGGGGATGAGCTTAAATTTTATGTAGGTTGATTGTCTGTAAATTGCAGATATTGCACCTTATATTGCATTTCAGTTTCAGATTATGAGTGTATTTGGTTTGAAGCACGCAAACCTATGTTTTGAAATTTCTTAATTTACCTTATTGTTCTGTCCGTTTAACCTTCGTTCATCCTATTATAAACAGCAATATTTCACAGCAATTAAATTTGCATAGAATGGGTACCTACCAAtgtgttttgcatcttttgcaggtggcagtgaGGCGCCGGGCCACTCTCTATGTAGTGAACCTCCTGCTCCCCAGCTGCTTCCTCATCACAGTGGACCTCTTCAGTTTCCTGATGCCTCCCCAGGATGTGGACCGTTCCTCCTTCAAGATGACACTGATCTTGGGCTACACTGTCTTCCTGCTCATCATGAACGACCTGCTGCCCGTCACTGGAAACACCATACCTCTCATTAGTGAGTGTTATTAAGGTtcagaaatagaaaatagaaaaaatagaaatggaCGGTCTTCTCGTTGATTGTATAGCCTACTTATGATgttcatatagaggcatcactattaaattgagactgt
This Anoplopoma fimbria isolate UVic2021 breed Golden Eagle Sablefish unplaced genomic scaffold, Afim_UVic_2022 Un_contig_11205_pilon_pilon, whole genome shotgun sequence DNA region includes the following protein-coding sequences:
- the LOC129115160 gene encoding 5-hydroxytryptamine receptor 3C-like gives rise to the protein WLPSSVRPTLVMLLILMPAVSSAKKVNCSEPNQVALLEGLRPLFNLSAIRPVMNTSTCTYVGTYFIMYGILGVWWENEFVSWDPIQCGSEKITLPRTKFWVPDIVIDEFMDEDTAPLSQLHFDFHLLPHRWILCFSILSSQRDVKITMGRSAKEITDLSKRFMSTMGEWELLEITSYNDSSHLGSEDGDELKFYVAVRRRATLYVVNLLLPSCFLITVDLFSFLMPPQDVDRSSFKMTLILGYTVFLLIMNDLLPVTGNTIPLINVFFCLCLALMVTSVVESILITNLLVGSGVSSPIPTWVQVLVIQILGRLVFLTPKTKEPRDAEMKPNAVVAQGKPDDEFAEEMGPVVEDKALQELKSISENLQAIRLQVDQQLSGSEGSKD